The genomic segment TCTTTTTAATATTGctaacttttaaagtgaaaatcaCAGGAAAAGTATTTGCATTATTAATCGCACACAAGTGAAATCTGTAACTAACAATTTTTGGACTGGTTATACGTAAATATGAAAGAATATTGAAGGTTTTCTGAATGCAGTCCCTTCTCTCTGTgtcccccctgcagtacctctatGACCTCTTTAGGGGtcatgacccccagtttgggaaccactggtttagaagGCTATGCACTAGAGATCCTACTGAGATGCTGTTTATTTTTCAGGCGTGACAACAGCATTTAATGTGCACTCATTGCAATCTGCTGCAACTGAGGTTAAGCAATCTTTGATTGCAGAACACATGACAACATCTTATGCCAGCACAAATCCCAAACCTAATGGTTTAACCACATTAATTGTACCGTCTGCAACTGCTGTCTATGTGCTCATTTCACAGACTTCTGTGAAATCAAGTTGCAGCAACACTTATGATAAGAATAAGAACAGCAACACTTATAATAAGAATAAGAACAGCAACACTTATAATAAGGATGTGCACAAAAGACAAGTAATGTTTTGACcctgtaggcctaaatagaccCAGCAtggtgaaaatgttttttttagggctttttgtgtcttttttgtggCTAATAGGACagacgagagtgagagagagagatggggaagggttgggacatgacccatgccagactcgaacctgggtcctcatgAGTATGCAAGGCCAAATGTGTTgtgggcttagtgcgctgcaccacagcgccccctactATTGCGAATTTCTAAATAGCACTTTATTTGTCTTATACAAGGCCAGTGGAATGCGCTCACAGTTGACATTGGTTCACACACTCATACTAcccctcacacatactgtattattcATACCACTCATACTACTACTCACCTTCGATGCCAATGCGTATGTTCTTCAGGCCTCGTTCCTTCAACAGAGCTTTGGCCACATCTCTGTTCTCAATGTACTTGAAGAATCTGTACAGTTTGGTGCTGTATATGACTGTAAGAAATTAAAATAGAGCCAGTTGGTTAGTGGTGGTAGTATGGTCAGCATATACACTGTACACGATATACTATAGAGGCTActggtacatacagtatgtacagagaCTCTGGTTTAGTGGTGGTAGTGGTCCATATAAAGTGTATATATACATATCATATGctgcacatacatatacacatacagtacactgtacagTTATATATAGTGCACACAGATGTATACACAGTACACTATATATTctaggttggtggtggtggtggtctgtaAACAAAGGCTATAGACTTTGCTTTAGATGTTGGTAATGATGTGTCTCAAACCTCAAACATGATGATGACATCATGACCCCATGTCTAACTTCCCTCTTGTGTGCTATTTTTGGACACATATTAGGAAGAGCTACAGATAAAAACCTATGTGTATGTGGCTGGTTACCAACTGTAGCATGTATGCCATGAGTCATATAACTTTTGAGGTTTGAGGCACTTTTTTTCTCCGCTTACAGGTTCACATTTTGGTCAGTTTACTACCAGTAAGGTCAATCCTTGTGGAATGCTCCCACCACTGACGTATATACTATAGTATATACGTCATTGGCTCCCACGCACAAATGCTTTGTTACTTAATCAGATTAAATGGATGAAAAATAAAGTCAGTTACACTGATGACTAATTGAAGTTAGCAAGCTACATATTATTATATTTGAAAATATGTAGAAATGATAGCATTCATTCGATAAACATACGTACGTATACATTAGATTCTCTCTACAATTATTGTAGAGAGAATCTAATGTATACGTACGTATGTTTATCGAATGAATGCTATCATTTCTACATATTTTTTACATGTATTAAAAATGCTGTGTTTGAGGATAGTATAAAATAAGAGAATGATCTGCGCAGTGAGTGTTTACGAATGTGTGTTTAAACTGAATTCCTCAGATGGCTTAAATACACACTTCAAAAATGCACTACAGTTCATTCATCTTTTAAGACTAATACTCTTTCAGAAAATTAGCCAGTGAGTCATTCTACGTTTCGAGTGCGCTTTTAGGTccatggactttatttgccaattccactaactacagtgccctccataattattggcacccctggttgagatgtgttaaaagccttaaaataaattcagtgtttattgcagaagaatactgtcacactgaaaattttaggaaaatgtagccttcaactcaaatgaattgtaggaaaataaaaaaaatccctgactaaaaataattatttttcattaaatcacctgttccacaattattggcacccttaacaattcccaggaaataaatataattgaagcatttctgtcatttctacagtagtttacaaagttttccagagtatgtaggaacatttaattagtaattcatcacttcctgcttccctggggtataaatatgatgtgacaccgaggccatttctcttatccactcttaaacatgggaaagacaaaggaacacagcatacaagtgaggcagatgtgcgtcgaccttcacaggtcaggcagaggctacaagaagattgccactcaactgcagctgcccatatctactgtgagaggaataattaagaagttcaaaacaactggaacagtggtaaacaagcctggacgaggacccaagtttattttgccaccacgcacagtgaggaggatggtaagagaaatcaaaagatctccaaagctcactgttacagaattacaacaaatggtagcatcctggggtcacaaagtctccaaatcaaccatcaggcgctgtctacacgccaacaagctgtttgggaggcatgcacggagaaaacctttcctcacccacaatcataaacgcaaacgtctggagttcgccaagtggtattggggcttcaactgggaccgtgtgctttggtcagatgagaccaagattgagctttttggcaacaaacactctaagtgggtctggcgtgccacgaaagatgtgcatgctgaaaagcacctcatacccactgtgaagtatgggggtgggtcagtgatgctgtggggctgtttcgcttccaaaggccctgggaagcttgttagggtgcatggcatcatgaatgctttgaaataccaggacattttaaatcaaaatctgttgccctctgcccgaaagctgaagatgggtcgtcactgggtctttcagaaagacaatgaccctaaacatatggccaaatctacacagaaatggttcaccagacacaaaatcaagctcctcccatggccatctcagtccacagacctcaaccccattgagaacctgtggggtgagctgaagaggagagtacagaggagaggacccaggtctctggatgatttagagagattctgcaaagaggaatggctgaagatccctctttctgtcttttcccatcttgtgaaacattataggagaagattaggtgctgttttgttggcaaaagggggttgtacaaaatattaacaacaggggtgctaataattgtgacacacatgatttgatgtcaaatagttatttctttatgtgggattttttccccactgaataaatgcacttggaTTGAAgattggatttttctctttttttccattacggtcccatattatttagagaaaaataataataattggaagctaaaaaacacatctcaaccaggggtgccaataataatggagggcactgtattaccGGTAACTGCAACCAATGATGTTTTGAACATCTACACACATTTATCTGTCATGTAATACAAACAGTCAAGACATAACATtgtttccctcagcaagaatgaattaatactggttttgggcgttttcatgccgtcctgttttccaaatgtcagattcagtcttcatattagcatgtaaagaaacttgttttacccaagacgattgcaaatgttgattcacagttatcatcacaatatgacaaaaagtgccgacttgttcccctgcactgttgaccataacacagttgagtaacacggttgactgttttgaaagtgtttttgtgctattgatcttttatgtgttggaaaaatcctatgaacagatactagggattatctctggagagggaagatTTGTGTAAGAAGGGTGACTGagttcaaatcagacgttacagggatttataaagaaaaaagtgtcagtctgtatcacagtgaatcataaaatcctacataTGAAGCTCaataatcacattttctatatcagttgcacagattaatgacaacattattattAAGGGACATGAacactttcaaacatatgttgtttcaactgtgtagtattttgtATATAtgcttgaaatgacatagtatttgtccataacactgttgacaaaataatcaagcaaatgtttgctttcataggaatatttaacaaatgatttaagGTTAAGCTTggccatttgtttgtttggaaacttaaatgtatacactatggagatatctaggtcatttatgtgaaaaaatactgataattgacattttgcatttgccaaaagcgcactcgaaACGTAGAATGACTCCAGTGCATAGTTTTTGTCAGCCTTTGGGTTGCACAATTATCTCTGATGGAGCTACAGAGAGACAACCTGCCCATCCAAACTACCTCAGCAGCACATGGAGTCACTCACGGAAAATACTTGTGCAATTATAACCCATGGTTGGTGAACTACTGAAATGACTGGAAACATGAAATGTAAAGGTTGCAAAAACTAAGCAGTGTTGCTTTAAACTACTGTATGTCATGAGTGAAATCAGCCTCCCACTTCCGCTCAAGTTTAGCACTTGAAAacaaaattaaggtgtctagcagcTCACAGATAAAACACATTGTACTGATCAAACATATTGCCCACATCTGCATGTATGCCAATGTGTGCAATACGCTTGACCCGTGCAATGCCATGCATTTGTTTGGGGACCTTGGGGACTAGTGCTGAGATACTGGTACAGTATGCAGAGGTGTGCAATTTGTTTGATCTGCAcaatgtgtattattattatattacaggGTGCTGCTGGACACTGTCATGTCCTTCTGGAACCTTTACGTATCTCTTCTGTCTACTCTGATATATACTTATGTAACCGAGGTtctacgccaaactctgctagttgataTCCgtaacaccccccgcccccccccaaccctcacTCCCATCCTGGGCTTACAGCACCAGTGCAACTGAGGTGCTCCTGCGCTAGGAGgccttgggagggaggtttactaacattctacgtcaaactctgctagttggcatcacTTACTCTGTGAGTACTCCTCGCCCATGGGTGGAGGGTTGTCATGGTCCCAGTCCACAGTGTCGTCGTCGGTCAGGACCACTATGTGGCACTCTCGCTCCCCTTCCTGGGCACTGGACACCATGGCTGGAACTACCAGCTCCTCCAAGTAGCCCTCAAACTGTCTACGGGCACCGTCATTGGACAACTCGTGTAGGAGGGCACCTGAGGGCAGCCAATGACAGCAAGACAATAGTGTTGAAATGTTTATACTACAAAGTATTAATATTGCAATGTACCCAgcgagactggataatactcttTGGTCTCTGATTTCTGATGTAACTGGCACATCAGGAACACCGCTACATGTGGTTACAAATGACATTATATCATACTGTTTATTGTCATGACATAAGATGCACTTTTTATATACCATAAGTTCAGGTTTTGGTTTATTCACTATATGTAAGACCCCTCCTTGTCAATTCAAGATCTATTGTAGATGGAAACATGCCTCACTCTGTCTACATTAAATGTTGTAAGGGTGCTGGCGCAGATGATAGCCTCAAGTAATTGAAAAGGGAGGCACACACTGAAACACTGTGCATAATGTCTATAaaatgttgataataataaacattttgcTAAGTGTGTCCCTTTCTTTGCtatttcatgcaaagtgtatgcAATGTACTCACTGAGGTCGCGACATCTGACAGTGTTGTAGTCGAAGTTGATGCATAGGTAGTCACAGGCCTCCCGGAGCTCTGCCACCAAGATGCCCTCTGGACACTGCAGAATGCCCCCTCTGTAGTAGTCCTGATGGTGAggaaatgttacattacattacattacattatgttacattacaataGATTACATTTAGGTCTGTAAGAGATGCCCTCTGGACACTGTGGAATGCCCCCTCTGTAGTAGCCCTGATGGCACAGCAAATCTTAgattacattatatttcaattcatgacattacattacattacatgtagggTTATGAAATGCTCTCTGGACACTGCAGATTAGAATACCCCCTCTGTAGTAGTCCTGAAGGCTCAGCgcagcacacacatacccatcagCCAAAACAGTACATTGCACAGTACTTGCATACCCAAGAAATGTTAAGATAGTTAGGGCACTGGTCCCCAAACCTTTTCTGcggtgacacccccccccccacccaaattCCAAACGCCATTTTTTGTGACTGCTAAATTTAAATTTTAACTCGCAGGAAAAGTTAATATGTAGTCAAAAGTACATTGTATAAAAGGTAATATGTAACCATACAAGTGATTAGAGTTACTAAACCAATTTATGTAATTATGTTAAACTGTGGATTTCCTGTTTATAATACAAAGTTCCTTCTCTCtgtgacccccccacccctgcattacctCCGCGACAACACCCAACCCTCAAGTTTGGGACCAACTGAGTAAGGGTAACCATAGTGGAGAGCACTCACCAAGATGACATGGAAGATGCTGGCGTTGATGCCCTCCACTATCTCGTACTCTCCCTTCGCATTGGGCCGCGTGAAGTTGTGCTGCCGAGCTGGGCCAAACATCCTGACAACAGGAGGTAACACATTCAGTTGATGGCAATAAACTAATTATAACCACAAGTCCAAGTTCGGATACTTGGTGAATTatgatgaataaaaataaaatgcaattcTTTTTAACACATTCAATCCATTAGCCTACATGATACTGCAAAGACAGCATACTACCCCAGCAGAATCAGTAGCTGTATATACAGTAGATGgacacttctgatccgattagaaaAGGAATATGTTTTTAATCCGATCAGGAATCCCCTTTTGTATGGCCCAATCGGAATAGATTTttttgatcggatcagaattgCAATTGGAatagaagaggtggtgtagtccgcTTAGATGTCATTGTTTTGTGGATATTAATAATAACACAACAAAGCAAGATGCATGAAAATAGGTAGGCTAGTAAGTTTTATATAAGTGTGATTACAATTTACAAGTGTCCCAACTCTTGACTTGGCATTGTGTATAATTTCACCACTTCTCT from the Engraulis encrasicolus isolate BLACKSEA-1 chromosome 14, IST_EnEncr_1.0, whole genome shotgun sequence genome contains:
- the kctd20 gene encoding BTB/POZ domain-containing protein KCTD20 isoform X2, translating into MSEGSERPPSVDTRPLGVEVGRPGREARPVGEPSSRGSVMHPERVTLVVDGTHFVVDPALFTAHPDTMLGRMFGPARQHNFTRPNAKGEYEIVEGINASIFHVILDYYRGGILQCPEGILVAELREACDYLCINFDYNTVRCRDLSALLHELSNDGARRQFEGYLEELVVPAMVSSAQEGERECHIVVLTDDDTVDWDHDNPPPMGEEYSQIIYSTKLYRFFKYIENRDVAKALLKERGLKNIRIGIEGYPTCKEKVKRRPGGRSEVIYNYVQRPFIHMSWEKEEGKSRHVDFQCVRSKSVPNLTAALAEGPPRPGGATPAPQVDELDRLNGPSPQPPTSLSMPSYEC